From the genome of Streptomyces sp. NBC_01116, one region includes:
- the pyrH gene encoding UMP kinase produces MDKGADAIQADDQRDDDKGSGRFMLKLSGEAFAGGGGLGVDPDVVHTIAREIAAVVRDGAQIAVVIGGGNFFRGAELQQRGMDRARSDYMGMLGTVMNCLALQDFLEKEGIDSRVQTAITMGQVAEPYIPLRAVRHLEKGRVVIFGAGMGMPYFSTDTTAAQRALEIDAEALLMGKNGVDGVYDSDPKTNPDAVKFDALEYGEVIARNLKIADATAITLCRDNQLPILVFELTTEGNIARAVKGEKIGTLVSDESTRA; encoded by the coding sequence ATGGACAAGGGCGCGGACGCCATTCAGGCCGACGACCAGCGCGACGACGACAAGGGTTCCGGGCGCTTCATGCTGAAGCTCTCCGGTGAGGCATTCGCCGGCGGCGGCGGTCTCGGCGTCGACCCCGACGTCGTGCACACCATCGCCCGCGAGATCGCCGCCGTCGTACGCGACGGAGCCCAGATCGCGGTCGTCATCGGAGGAGGCAACTTCTTCCGCGGCGCCGAGCTCCAGCAGCGCGGCATGGACCGGGCCCGGTCCGACTACATGGGCATGCTCGGCACCGTCATGAACTGCCTGGCGCTCCAGGACTTCCTGGAGAAGGAGGGCATCGACTCGCGCGTCCAGACCGCCATCACCATGGGCCAGGTCGCCGAGCCGTACATCCCGCTCCGCGCCGTGCGGCACCTGGAGAAGGGGCGCGTGGTGATCTTCGGCGCCGGTATGGGCATGCCGTACTTCTCCACCGACACCACCGCCGCGCAGCGCGCCCTGGAGATCGACGCCGAGGCGCTGCTCATGGGGAAGAACGGCGTGGACGGGGTCTACGACTCCGACCCGAAGACCAACCCCGACGCGGTGAAGTTCGACGCGCTGGAGTACGGCGAGGTGATCGCCCGCAATCTGAAGATCGCGGACGCCACCGCCATCACGCTCTGCCGTGACAACCAGCTCCCGATCCTCGTCTTCGAGCTGACGACCGAGGGCAATATCGCTCGCGCGGTCAAGGGTGAGAAGATCGGCACGCTCGTGAGCGACGAGAGCACCCGGGCCTGA